One segment of Thermococcus profundus DNA contains the following:
- a CDS encoding lysylphosphatidylglycerol synthase transmembrane domain-containing protein: protein MGEVSLAGWKRKVLSVLALLISLGYLYRHTDLEELELAMKTASPEYLLLAFCLSLLTVLLSVLRWHIFLREVQETPFKKTLRAFLSGYYLMTILPPSVGHATKVKLVGGDYFKALSALAIGITTEVVVLLSMAFVFVGFTKLGLVVLVLVLLSLIWEEGLYRVLDSLLAFWGNSGLKGLTTLLRSYLKRGYTGWKRAKENRKAFFLSFLLSLAVILLQVFGIVAVGRAFGLEVSLGRALYGFIMSVLFASLAGIPSGFGANEMGIVVGIGASTKATLTAFTYKFIFQYVYSIVGAVAFYRSVGGGAGK from the coding sequence GTGGGTGAGGTATCTTTGGCAGGCTGGAAAAGAAAGGTCCTCTCCGTTCTTGCCCTCCTAATTTCCCTTGGGTACCTCTACAGGCATACCGACCTTGAAGAACTTGAGTTAGCCATGAAAACGGCCTCTCCTGAGTACCTCCTCCTGGCGTTCTGTCTTTCCCTTTTGACGGTACTGCTCTCCGTTCTCAGGTGGCACATCTTCCTCCGCGAGGTGCAGGAGACCCCATTTAAAAAGACGCTGAGGGCATTCCTCAGCGGATATTACCTCATGACTATTCTTCCTCCGAGCGTTGGACACGCGACGAAGGTCAAGCTGGTGGGAGGGGACTACTTCAAAGCTCTCTCAGCTCTGGCAATCGGCATCACAACGGAAGTTGTCGTCCTGCTCTCAATGGCGTTTGTGTTCGTGGGCTTCACGAAGCTGGGTCTTGTCGTCCTTGTGCTTGTCCTCCTTTCTCTGATCTGGGAGGAAGGCCTTTACAGAGTCTTGGACTCTCTCTTGGCTTTCTGGGGGAATTCTGGCCTAAAGGGGCTCACAACACTGCTAAGAAGCTATCTTAAGAGGGGATACACTGGATGGAAGAGAGCAAAGGAGAACAGAAAAGCATTTTTTCTCTCGTTTCTCCTCTCCCTGGCTGTAATTTTGCTCCAAGTTTTCGGCATAGTAGCAGTTGGGAGGGCGTTTGGATTGGAGGTTTCACTTGGCCGGGCGCTCTACGGTTTCATCATGAGCGTCCTGTTCGCTTCTCTAGCGGGTATCCCTAGCGGCTTTGGGGCCAATGAGATGGGGATAGTCGTTGGAATAGGAGCATCAACAAAAGCCACTCTCACCGCTTTCACCTACAAGTTCATCTTTCAGTACGTTTACTCGATAGTCGGTGCAGTGGCTTTTTATCGTAGCGTTGGTGGAGGTGCTGGAAAATGA
- a CDS encoding UbiA prenyltransferase family protein, with protein MTSVSAIVRNLRPLEGRAYIGLIGLAILMNAKWVSLDKALLAFTAGVLFVWYAFSINNCFDVDTDSLNPDKVKKNPIASGELSFAGGLTLSIVLSLLGVLIASKTNPVMFAIYVLMTALATIYSAPPRLKARPIIDVLSHGLFFGGLPFLYGASIDGRISSIEALIALSVTLYSFALELRNHLGDYESDLKAGLKTTPVVLGKKVSEKLVVTFSWASIILLMVALTPLGAFGTLALRLKVNYRALDALMLALLVAHTARVMLGG; from the coding sequence ATGACATCTGTCTCAGCGATTGTAAGGAACCTTAGACCGCTTGAGGGCAGGGCGTACATCGGTCTCATCGGTCTGGCGATACTGATGAACGCGAAGTGGGTTAGCCTTGATAAGGCATTACTGGCGTTTACAGCTGGAGTGCTCTTTGTATGGTATGCGTTCTCAATAAACAACTGCTTCGACGTGGACACCGACTCCCTAAACCCCGACAAGGTTAAGAAAAATCCGATAGCCAGCGGGGAGCTTAGCTTTGCAGGGGGATTGACCCTTTCCATCGTTCTCTCCTTGCTCGGCGTGTTAATCGCGTCCAAAACTAACCCGGTTATGTTCGCCATTTACGTTCTCATGACGGCCCTCGCGACCATCTACTCTGCACCACCGAGGCTGAAGGCGAGACCTATAATCGATGTGCTCTCCCACGGTCTCTTTTTCGGAGGGCTTCCCTTCCTATACGGGGCTTCAATAGACGGGAGAATCTCATCCATCGAGGCACTTATAGCTCTCAGCGTCACGCTGTACTCCTTTGCTCTGGAGCTCAGGAACCACCTCGGTGACTACGAAAGCGACCTGAAAGCGGGTCTCAAAACGACACCTGTGGTGCTCGGGAAAAAGGTCTCGGAAAAGCTTGTTGTGACCTTTTCATGGGCGTCGATTATCCTGCTGATGGTGGCTCTTACTCCTCTCGGGGCATTTGGAACCCTGGCACTCCGCCTGAAGGTGAACTACAGAGCTCTCGATGCCCTCATGCTGGCCCTCTTAGTTGCACACACAGCTAGGGTGATGCTCGGTGGGTGA
- a CDS encoding helix-turn-helix domain-containing protein: MEDVLRSLTKALKLFELGETEIRIYSLLQSEELTPRQIAKRLDISERVVREKLKHLLQLGLIERQLVDRGWLGYIYYAKNPGEAINELLKRLENVLQNIEETTARNLKG, encoded by the coding sequence ATGGAGGACGTACTTCGTTCCCTCACCAAGGCCCTAAAATTGTTCGAGCTTGGTGAAACGGAGATAAGGATATACTCCCTTCTTCAGTCGGAAGAGCTAACGCCCAGACAGATAGCCAAAAGGCTTGACATCTCTGAAAGGGTAGTCCGCGAAAAGCTGAAACATCTCCTCCAGCTCGGCCTCATCGAGCGCCAACTCGTAGATCGCGGGTGGCTTGGATACATCTACTACGCAAAAAATCCAGGGGAAGCCATTAACGAACTCCTAAAGAGACTTGAGAATGTCCTTCAGAACATCGAAGAAACAACAGCCCGGAACTTAAAAGGATAA